Proteins encoded in a region of the Acipenser ruthenus chromosome 54, fAciRut3.2 maternal haplotype, whole genome shotgun sequence genome:
- the LOC117969051 gene encoding uncharacterized protein LOC117969051 yields MDITVKNAVLKISKAEAVRKETELLMKPYANWEEYLMPGPLSIAILGELIFISSNTDFSINKNPPKGGFKYIKYPDSFRASLMQVSNSGWIAFNEAHKNMDQIRLHSNNVPSYMKMTVKTLLQDNNQIVQALLPGQLENIRTIADECTRLAESTEKKFTDVILLIQEILEACLNSKQCYEEDVKEVQLKLEEAKLKKESAEKAKAMAEKNFGKMDKQLDEVHKQFTSAMESMPNGWEMIGMTFVEGLTNTLNEAVSGFLAVSSGPSKMVSLVKDSIGQKSAESNPFAANNVYSKSGQLLKLAEQINSFVDKDKIKWSEVYDQKTSSAKSSWLKKQLQNIESSLKSEENCQAKEKSLVVCKDAMSICDLMTEFAPKNNCKPEQEKDLITKIQNLKAQTEQLDSESKAFTNSSSFSATPPQMAQNTQSGGKKSAAQMATDNARFRIEQSRAQLEKVQEMYQKSMENLEKNNKELSEILVTMRRCEIKEIDFNTAVKMLVKGLDAMGRVKEQWEKMVRFFQMISNLINTCLNTSLKRFISTADNIQGIQGYSSNAFIKDMIYTQAFNASNIANLVYMISGTYTEVSSKYLMDRVSSLGKLMALDPKNPTFESERANLANDCDSAQNEIYKLVLKKKEEFERDSKKRVDMIDQELLAVLPPASDEEIKKIKDNVQTGMKEITAAEEDQFG; encoded by the coding sequence ATGGATATTACAGTGAAAAATGCCGTTCTGAAGATTTCCAAGGCTGAAGCCGTGAGGAAAGAAACTGAACTGCTGATGAAACCTTACGCTAACTGGGAAGAATACCTGATGCCCGGTCCACTCTCTATAGCTATTTTAGGAGAGCTTATCTTTATTTCTTCCAATACAGATTTCTCTATAAATAAAAATCCGCCAAAGGGTGGGTTCAAGTACATCAAATACCCTGATTCGTTCCGAGCCTCTCTCATGCAGGTCAGCAATTCAGGGTGGATCGCCTTCAACGAGGCCCACAAGAACATGGACCAAATCCGACTCCACTCCAACAATGTACCAAGCTACATGAAAATGACAGTGAAGACACTTCTTCAAGACAATAATCAAATCGTCCAGGCGTTACTCCCAGGTCAACTTGAAAACATAAGAACAATCGCCGATGAGTGCACAAGGCTTGCAGAGTCAACAGAGAAGAAATTCACTGATGTTATTCTCCTCATCCAGGAAATATTAGAGGCCTGCTTGAACTCAAAGCAGTGTTACGAAGAAGACGTCAAGGAGGTCCAGTTGAAATTGGAGGAAGCAAAGTTGAAGAAAGAGTCGGCAGAGAAAGCCAAAGCAATGGCAGAAAAAAATTTTGGTAAGATGGACAAGCAACTGGATGAAGTCCATAAACAGTTCACATCAGCGATGGAGTCCATGCCCAATGGTTGGGAAATGATAGGCATGACCTTTGTGGAAGGATTGACAAATACGCTTAATGAAGCTGTGTCTGGTTTTTTGGCAGTATCTTCAGGACCTTCCAAAATGGTGTCTTTAGTAAAAGATTCTATTGGACAGAAGTCAGCAGAATCTAACCCCTTTGCAGCTAACAATGTTTATTCCAAATCAGGGCAACTCCTGAAACTGGCAGAGCAGATCAACAGCTTTGTGGACAAAGACAAGATCAAATGGAGTGAAGTGTATGACCAAAAGACAAGCTCTGCAAAATCCTCCTGGTTGAAGaagcagctccaaaacattgAAAGTTCACTTAAAAGTGAAGAAAACTGTCAGGCTAAAGAGAAGTCATTAGTGGTTTGTAAGGATGCCATGTCTATCTGTGACCTCATGACAGAATTCGCACCCAAAAACAACTGTAAACCAGAACAGGAGAAGGATCTCATTACCAAGATCCAGAACCTGAAAGCACAGACTGAGCAGCTTGACTCCGAGAGCAAGGCTTTCACAAATTCTTCAAGCTTTTCTGCCACTCCACCACAAATGGCCCAAAACACACAAAGTGGTGGCAAAAAAAGTGCTGCCCAAATGGCAACAGACAACGCCCGTTTCCGTATAGAGCAAAGCCGAGCCCAGCTGGAGAAAGTCCAAGAGATGTACCAGAAAAGTATGGAAAACCTTGAGAAGAACAACAAGGAACTGTCAGAGATTCTGGTCACAATGAGACGCTGCGAGATTAAGGAAATTGACTTCAATACAGCTGTGAAGATGCTGGTGAAGGGCCTTGATGCAATGGGACGGGTGAAGGAGCAATGGGAAAAAATGGTCCGGTTCTTCCAGATGATCTCCAATTTAATCAACACCTGCCTCAACACGTCTCTGAAGAGGTTTATCTCTACTGCTGATAACATTCAAGGTATACAAGGCTATTCCTCCAACGCCTTTATAAAAGACATGATTTACACCCAGGCTTTCAATGCTTCTAACATTGCCAACCTGGTCTACATGATCTCAGGAACCTACACAGAGGTCTCCAGCAAGTATCTCATGGACCGAGTCAGCAGCCTTGGGAAGCTCATGGCCTTAGACCCCAAAAACCCCACCTTTGAAAGCGAGCGTGCAAATCTGGCAAATGACTGTGACTCTGCACAGAATGAAATCTATAAACTTGTGTTGAAGAAGAAAGAGGAGTTTGAAAGGGACTCAAAGAAGAGAGTTGATATGATTGATCAGGAGCTACTGGCAGTGTTGCCCCCAGCTTCGGATGAAGAGATTAAGAAAATCAAAGACAACGTCCAAACAGGGATGAAGGAGATCACTGCTGCAGAGGAGGATCAGTTTGGATAA